The DNA segment ACCGGGCCATGCGGCAGTTGTGGATTCTCCAGCAGGTGTTCGGCTAGTTCCATGATGGCCGCAACGCCCGCTTTGTCGTCGCCACCAAGCAGCGTTGTGCCATCAGTTGTTATCAACGTATGCCCACCAAGCTGGCTCTGTAGTTCAGGAGTATCCTGCACGCAAATCGACTTGCCGGAGCTGCCCAAGCGAATATCGCCACCTTGATAGCTATCAATCACCTGCGGTCGCACGTTTTCGGCCGGAGCTTCGGGCGAAGTATCTAAATGCGCGTTGAACAGAATCGTCGGACAATCGCTAGTCATGGTGGAAGGGATGGTGGCCCACACCAAACCGTGCTCATCGTGAACAATATCCTGCGCGCCCATCTGCCTGAGTTGGCTGACCAATATTCGCCCTAATTCCCACTGCCCTGGGCTGCTTGGATACTGCTGAGTCTGTGCATTGGCTGGCGTTCCCACTCGGACGTAGCGCAAGAATCGGCTCAGCAACCGATCGCGCTGAATGGGCTGGCGGTGTTTAGAAACTGGTGACTGATTCATAGCCAAGTCAACGTGAACAAGAATCGTAACCGCTCACGCTATTTCAAGCCAGAACCGTGTTGTTCGATGGCTTGCAACAACCCAGCTGAGGGCTGGTCGATCGTCACGACTCGATCCTGACCACTGCCATCGCGAACCACGCAGATCAGTTGCGCCACTGCCGAAGTGGATGGAGTCGGCTGAGTGGCGCGGCCGTCGCTGCGCGAATCACGGTTGGCGCTCAAGGAAGCCATCGGCGGCGGACCATCCGTGCGCTCATCGGGCCATTGAACTTGACCGCGATTGGTTGCGACCTGCGTTGCCTTGATTGGTTGGCTGACTGGAGGCTCGACGACCGGTTGCGCGTTGGATTGGTGATTGGATTGTACAACCTGCGAGCCAGAACCGAACAAATGTGCTTGATCGACGCGAGCCAGTTGTTGGTAGATCACTTCGGCGGATGCGTAAATACCTTCGTCGTCTTGATTGCAGGCGGCGTTGCACACCCCGATCAGCCGACCACGGGCATCGAACAATCCGCCTCCGCTACGTCCCACGGCAGGAGCGCCAGCGATTTCAATGTTCGACGGTCCAAGATATCGATTAACGTGGGTAATTCGGGTATCGCGGCGAGTTGGATTGGCACCGTGATCACAGCCGATGCTGAATACCTGCTGGCCGACCTGAACCCGCTGATCACGCGGCAGTACTTCAACCGGCTGAACGGTGACCGGCAATTGAAAGGTCAATAGCGCGATATCTTCCTTGTCCGCTTTAAAGTCAATCAATTGCGCCAACACGTTTGACTGACGCGGCGTGCCCGCCAGTAGTTCAACTGTCAATTTTGATCCGGGCAGCATGTCGCGAAACAGGTGACCACAGGTCAGCACCAGAGCTTCCTGACCATGTACGGCCACGATCGTTCCGGTGCCGTAGGCTGTGGTGTTGGACTCTTCCACGCGAATACGAACCGTAGCTGCCATCGCGCGACTGAAAGCCTGCTCCAGGTCACCAGGCGAATCGGTTGCAGACGCATGGGGCGAAGGTTGTTGGCTCTGGCGACTTTCACTTTTTCCATACGAAGCTGGCTGCACAACCGCCGGCGGATCCTCATTCCATGCGCTGTCCGTTCGTGCTACCGATCCCGCTGATGCTAGCAATGGAAAGCCAGTCGGTGGCGATTGCCCTCGGATAACCGGTCCGGTGGGCGCTGCCTGACTCGGCTCACCGACCATCGACTGACCGCGCGAGGCGGCTCGACCCAGTCGCGAAGCCAATACATCCGCCCCGACGACACCCACGATGCGATCAACTTCTCGACCGTCTCGCAGAACTATTAGCGTCGGCAGATTCTTGATTTGATAGCGTTTGGCCAAGTCCAATTGTTCGGGAGCCTCCACCGAGCGGATGTCCAGACCTTGGCCTTGTAGATTGTGCAGCGCCGGTTCCATTTGCTTGCATGGCTGGCACTGCGCTGATTGGAAGAACAGAACCACGCAATCGGCCTTTGCCACTGCCGAGCATAAGACCAATGCCGTCAAAGTCCAGATTGTCATTGCGCAACGAAGCATGTGAATCCTTTCCCGCTACGTTGATAGTTCCAAATCCCAGCGCCGAGTGTTGCAGCATCCGAGTCGCTACCGCAAGGTCAATAATCGCGAGTAAAATCGGTATGACTGCGATATGTAGCGCTAGTCGTTCAGGCCATCATTGATCTTGCCCAAGCCCCGAAGCGTCCTGGGACACTCCCCCCAGGACTCTCCAACGGAACATTCACTTACCACTTACGCTCCAGCCGCGACAATGTATCAGAGGAGGAACGTTTTCAGCAGCCAAGGCAGTTTCGGCCTTAACATCTGCCGGAAGTCGGTGCCTTAGAAATCGCCAGAGCACTACACGACAGCATGGACCTGTCTCATCACGTACCGATCGAGGAATAGGCACTACTTGGCGATGCGTTCGGCTAGAGCGCTATCACGCGAATGCAGCTTCAGCCATACCAGTCGCTCGACGTTGTTGCCAATGGACTCGACCGAACCGTCCAACCGCAGCGCATTGACGATGCCGCTGTGCTGGCTGCGAGCTGTTGCGGAATAATTGCCTGGGATCGGCGAGGTTTCACAGGGCATCCGCATCTTGCGCAGCGCGGCCTGGCTGACCATCAAAATCAACATGCCACAAGCTGTAATTCCATCGCCACGTTCGACGAAGTTCGGCCCAGTCGGATGCGCCCCGGTAATGCTCGATCCCGCCATGCCCAGCGCCCATACCCCACGCGAGTCGATGGGTGATATGCCAGCGCGCACCTCGTCAACAGCAATGATGTTAGACAAACCCTCTGGGAATTCGCTCAGCGCAAACGATGTATTAAATCCGCCAACACCGCTGCCCCAGACACGACTGGCCTTGTTTTGCAGGTCCGGGCTATCGGCCTTAAATCCATCAGGACAACTCCCGTCAAAGGTAAAGCAGTAGGGATTGATGCCCATGTTCATCCCGTAATTGCCTCGGGCGTAGGTATGACCGGTGATTCCAACCAATTGTGCTCGCTCCAGCGGTTGACCATTATTCCCATCGCTGGGGCACTTTAGAGTCGGCTGCTCGATGGCCGCTATCGGGCGATTGACCGGATCATCGATGGCCAAGCGGCTATCCAGTTTGTCGTAGACATTCGACTGTTCCATGTGAGGCAGCAGCATGATCAGCCAGTTGAAGCCTAGTCGATCGGGTTCACTCTGTGGGCTAATGCCGGTTGCCACCCGGTCCAGCACACCGATTGGCAGCAGCCCACCGCCGTTGGGCTCCCCCTTGCCGTGCCAGACCATCGACGGTGGCAGTCTCTTGTGGGCGCTTTCGTAATTACGTAGCGCCAGTCCAATTTGCTTCAGATTATTCTGGCACTGCATCTTCCGCGCCGCCTCCCGCACCGCCTGAACCGCCGGAATCAGTAAAGCGACCAGCAGACCAATAATCGCCATCACCACCAACAGCTCCACCAGGGTAAAACCCAGTCTACCTACCGTCCGCATGATTTATGACTCCACACGACAATTCGGTTACCACGATCAAGCTTACAATACAAAACATGGTGACAGTTTAAAACGCCGAGATACTGAGAGCGCTGAGGCATAAGCGCGGCGGCGACAACACAATCCCCTGTGCTCTCAGCGACTCTGCGTTTCAATTCCCGATTTCCGCTGATTCACCTTCACCATCCTCCACCTCCCAACTCTTCATCTTCTTTACCACTGCCTACTGCCCATTGCCTACTGACTGTTAAAGCTCATCCGTCCTCAGCACTCCCGGCCCTGGCGGCAACTGTTTTACGATTCTTCCGCGCGGATCAATCACCGCCGTACCGCTGAAGTGCGTACACACCAACTGCCAGGTGCGAGTTTCGATCGCCCGCAGCCGGATCGTCAACAGCATCCGCTGCGTATACTCCGGATGGTCCTTAAAATCGCCGTCGTATGCCAGGTGACAAATTGCGTCCAGCGGCTCTTGGCAATGATACTGCGGCAACCAGGGAAGCCACGATTCGCAGCAGATGACAACGCCACTTCTCTTTCTGTGACCTCCGGCGTCTGTG comes from the Pirellulaceae bacterium genome and includes:
- a CDS encoding trypsin-like peptidase domain-containing protein, encoding MLRCAMTIWTLTALVLCSAVAKADCVVLFFQSAQCQPCKQMEPALHNLQGQGLDIRSVEAPEQLDLAKRYQIKNLPTLIVLRDGREVDRIVGVVGADVLASRLGRAASRGQSMVGEPSQAAPTGPVIRGQSPPTGFPLLASAGSVARTDSAWNEDPPAVVQPASYGKSESRQSQQPSPHASATDSPGDLEQAFSRAMAATVRIRVEESNTTAYGTGTIVAVHGQEALVLTCGHLFRDMLPGSKLTVELLAGTPRQSNVLAQLIDFKADKEDIALLTFQLPVTVQPVEVLPRDQRVQVGQQVFSIGCDHGANPTRRDTRITHVNRYLGPSNIEIAGAPAVGRSGGGLFDARGRLIGVCNAACNQDDEGIYASAEVIYQQLARVDQAHLFGSGSQVVQSNHQSNAQPVVEPPVSQPIKATQVATNRGQVQWPDERTDGPPPMASLSANRDSRSDGRATQPTPSTSAVAQLICVVRDGSGQDRVVTIDQPSAGLLQAIEQHGSGLK
- a CDS encoding DUF1559 domain-containing protein, with protein sequence MRTVGRLGFTLVELLVVMAIIGLLVALLIPAVQAVREAARKMQCQNNLKQIGLALRNYESAHKRLPPSMVWHGKGEPNGGGLLPIGVLDRVATGISPQSEPDRLGFNWLIMLLPHMEQSNVYDKLDSRLAIDDPVNRPIAAIEQPTLKCPSDGNNGQPLERAQLVGITGHTYARGNYGMNMGINPYCFTFDGSCPDGFKADSPDLQNKASRVWGSGVGGFNTSFALSEFPEGLSNIIAVDEVRAGISPIDSRGVWALGMAGSSITGAHPTGPNFVERGDGITACGMLILMVSQAALRKMRMPCETSPIPGNYSATARSQHSGIVNALRLDGSVESIGNNVERLVWLKLHSRDSALAERIAK